Below is a window of Cytophaga hutchinsonii ATCC 33406 DNA.
TTCTATTAATACTGGCATGGCCTACGACTTGTTTCGGGCCGCTTGCCTTCTTCGCATTTGTACCCAATCTGCTGTTATTTGATGCGATCCGGGCAGACGCACAAAAACGCAAAGGGCTGCGTTATTTATTTTACACCTATCTTAGTCTGTTAATCTGGAATGTTGGAACAACGTGGTGGGTTTATAACTCAACTGCTGCAGGCGGCATATTTGCTATGGTTGTAAACGCCTTGCTCATGACTGTTCCTTTTGCCTTTTTCTATACCATCCGAAAAAAAACAAAAGAAGTGTATGGCCTGATTGCTTTTGTAAGCTTGTTCCTGACCTTTGAATACTGGCATCTAAACTGGGAATTGTCCTGGCCATGGCTCACACTTGGAAATGTATTTGCAAACAATACGTTTATCATACAATGGTACGAATACACAGGTGTGATGGGAGGTTCACTCTGGATTTTACTCTGCAATGTTTTTATTTATATTACGATTAAATACGCTGCCCATAGGATCTTCCGAGGCATTACTGCTGCTGTTGTTCTGCTGCCGGTAATTATTTCTGCTATTATTTATTTCAGTTATACCGAAACAGGATCAGAAATTGAAGTAGCTGTTGTACAGCCAAACATTGATCCGTATACTGAAAAATTCAGAGGCTCACGCAATGCCATTCCGTATGATCTGCAATTTGAGCGCATGCTTCGCTTAAGCGAACAAGTACGTACGCCTGAAACCCGTTTTATACTCTGGCCTGAAACAGCTATCCCTGCGGATATTAATGAAGATAAAGTTTTGCAGCACCCGTTTATTCAGCAGCTGCTTTATTATTGCAATAAAAATAATGTAAGCATTTTAACGGGCATTGATTCTCATCGTTTTATGGATGAACATACAAAAACGGCTACCGCAAGAAAACCACCGAATGCATCCTACTATTACGATTCGTATAATACAGCACTACTTATAAACCCGGATGAAAGTTATCAGATATATCATAAATCGCGTATGGTTCCGGGAGTAGAAAGCCTTCCCTATCCGAAGGTATTTGGCTTTGTTACCTCCAGTCTTGGCGGCATTGTTCAGCCTATTGCCAGAGACAGTATAGCACGTGCCTTGTATAACCAATCGGGTATCGCCGTAGCACCGGTAATCTGTTATGAATCTGTTTTTGGAGAATATGTAAGCGGCTATACAAAAAACAATGCGAACTTCATTGGTATCATTACAAACGACGGCTGGTGGGGAAACACTGCCGGACACAAACAACATTTTGCATACGCCCGCTTACGCGCTATTGAACAGCGCAGATCGGTTGCCAGATCTGCCAATACCGGCGTATCCGGGTTTATTGATCAGCGGGGAAATGTTCTGCAGGAAAATAAATACTGGGTACAGGATGCCTTGGTTCAAAAAATTACATTAAATTCATTCATCACTTTTTATACAAAGCACGGCGACTTTATCGGTTTCTTTGCATTGTTGCTTTCTCCTTTATTATTTCTTTATTCATTCTATGGCAAACGCGACATTCAGCGCTGATAAATTAAAACAGCTTACGTTACAAATTACGAAACTTGCCCGTGTTGCCGGTGATTTTCAAATAAACGAACTCAAAAATTTTGAGCGAAGCAACATTGAACATAAAGGTCGAAGCAATGATCTTGTTTCGTATGTTGATAAAGAAACAGAAAAACTACTTATAGAAAGTTTAACAAAACTTGTACCTGAAGCTGGTTTTGAAACAGAAGAAGGAACGGTAGAACAGACACAATCAGGCTTACGCTGGATCATTGACCCATTAGATGGCACAACCAATTTTTTGCATAAGCTGCCTTTATTTTCTATCAGCATTGCGCTGGTTCAGGATGAAACGTTACTAATCGGAGTTGTACATGAACCTTCCCGGAATGAATGTTTTTATGCATGGAAAAATGGGGGCGCTTACATGAATGGCGAACGTATTGAAACTTCTTCCATCACCGAAATATCAGATGCTTTAATTGCAACCGGCTTCCCATATTCGTTACGCGGAAAATCAGATCAGTATTTTACATTAATACGTCATTTTGTTGAAACGACCCATGGGGTGCGTCGCTTGGGCAGTGCAGCAATAGATTTATGTTATGTTGCCTGCGGAAGATTTGAAGCATACTTTGAATTCAACCTTAAACCATGGGATGTTGCAGCAGGTATTTTAATTGTGCGTGAAGCAGGTGGTATCGTAAGCAACTATAGCGGCGGCGATGACCATTGCCAGACTGCTGAAGAAGTCTGTGCGGCAGGCAGACACATTCATCCGCTGATGATTGATACATTTAAAAAAATATGGTAATAAAAAAAAGGGACGTATTAATGTCCCTTTTTTATTCTATCTGAATCAGTTTATTTCACCATTTCCTGCGGTGTACATACGCCTACATGATCGCCATGCTGCAAATGGAAGGACAATTGACTCTTAGGAATTGTTAGTGTCTCCATTGTACCGTCTGTCTTCTTATGACAAATGGTAACCTTCGCTTCTTCCGTTGACGGAACAGTTTGCGGCGAAACAACTTCCGGTTCCTTTTGAATGACCGGCTGGTCGGCATCTGTACACGTACCAACATGATCACCATGTGCTAAATGCTGCGACAACGCACTTTCGGAAATGGTAATTGTTTGAACAATTGAACTGCCTTTAGGTTTGTGGCAGATTACTACTTTCTTTTCTTCAACCGGCTTCGGTTTATCTTCATCGGTACATGAACCCACATGATCACCATGCGCCAGGTGTTGCGACAAGGCACTCTTCGGAATGGTAATCGTTTGAACAATTGAACTTCCCTGCGGCTTGTGACAGATGGTTACTCTTTCTTCTTCAGCCGGCTTGGGCTTGTCTGCATCGGTACATGAACCCACATGGTCTCCGTGCGCAAGGTGTGAAGACAGCGCACTCTCCGGAATGGTAATTGTTTCAATGGTAGAGCTTCCCTGCGGTTTGTGACAGATGGTCACTCTTTTCTCTTCAACCGGTTTTGGCCTGTCCGCATCCGTACACGAACCAACGTGATCGCCGTGTGCCAGGTGAGAAGACAAAGCACTCTCCGGAATGGTAAGCGTTTCAATACTCGTACCGCCTTTAGATTTATGACAGATAATTACTTTGTTCTCTTCTGCTTTTGGCGGAACAATTACATCAGGAGTTTCAGGTTCTCTCTGGATTACCGGCTTGTCCGCATCAGTACATGAACCAACATGATCACCATGTGCCAGGTGTGCAGCCAAATCTCTGGAAGAAATAGTAAGTGTTTCAATACTTGTACTGCCTTTAGGCTTATGACAGATAATTACTTTTTCATCTTTTGGTTCATTAACCGGAGGCACGACAACAGGCTGTTCTTTTACAACCGTACATGCACCAATATAATCTCCATGCGCAAGGTGTGCTTTAAGATCACTCTTCTTAACCGTCAGGGTTTGTACATTTGTTGGGTTGCCCGGGGGTTTGTGACAAATGATTACTTTTTCTTCTTCCTGAACGGTTGGTATTGTCTCTTCCTTAACTGGCGATTGTTCTTCTGCACAGGCACCGATATGGTCTCCATGTGCTAAGTGTGCAGACAAATCACTTTTTGAAACGGTTAATGTTTGTACACCGCCGCCGGATGTATGACAGATGATTATTTTTTCTTCTTTAACCGGCGGAACTGCAGGATCATCTTCAACCGTTTTACTTCCTTTCACGCATGCACCAATGTTATCTCCGTGTGCCAGGTGAGCCTTCAAATCATTTTTTGATATTGTTAATGTCTGCACATTTTCCGGATTACCCGGCGGCTTGTGACAGATGGTCACTTTTTCTTCTTCAACAGGTTTGTCTTCTACCGGAGGTACTACCACAGGCGCAACAATAACAGGCGGCGTTACAACAGGTTCTGTTACTGCGGGCTCTTGTTTTATAACCGTCTTATCCGCTTCTGTACACGTACCGATATGGTCACCATGTGCCAGGTGGCTTGCCAATAACGACTTTGAAATCGTAAGCGTTTGTATGTTATCTCCGGATTTATGGCAAACCGTTATCTGATCATTCATATCACCATTTGAACCACATCCACCAGACATATTAATCATACAGCTGCAATCTGTAGTAACCGTTGCGGCAAGTATGCCCGACTTTAATTCAATGCCATTTACATCACAAATATCAATCTTACCCGATACTCTTGCACTGCTATTGATCTGTGTCTGCGATGCTACATTTATTGACGTACAACTTTGTGCGGGACCATTAATTGTTCCATTTATAATTAATGCGTCTGTAATCAGTTTTGAACCTGCATTCATTTTGAATGTACCTGCGCCATTAATAAATGTAGTAGATGCCACCTGAATAGAACCTGAGTTTTCAAAGGTATTATTTACATGAAACTGTCCGTTAACAATAAGTTTACATGAATTTATAAAATCAGCGGACCCATTATCTTTCAGATTTCCGTTAATGGTAATCGTTCCGGAGTTGCAGGCCACGTTGTTATTATTAAAGCTTGTATTTGCATTTAATGTACCGGTATTTATAAATACAGCAGTTGAATTTATATTGAAGTCTGCCTGTATGGTTGCCTGTCCGTGGTTTTCAAATCTGCCATTGTACGTAAAGTTCGAAAATCTAATCGTTCCATAATTACGGATAGCAGAAGTCTGACTATTCATATTAACATTGTCAAATGATGCCGTTCCTGTCACCACAATATCTCCGCTGTTGAAATTAATATTCTGTATTGTTGCTGTTCCGCAGATCACCAGCTGGCCACCATTCATATTTACATTTCCGGAAAATGTATTTGTAATACACACTTTCCTGTTTGCATCCACCGATATGTTTCCGGAAGAAACTTTCACCGTATCATTACAGGTTGCACAGGTTGTAAACGGAGTTTTAGAAATTGTACTGCATGAGTTCGTTGAAGGTCCGGTAATAACCTGAGAAACATTACAGGTTAACGCTATTTTTTCTGTTACTGCACCGGTTTCATTTGTAGCTGTGATAGAGACCAAAGATTGTCCGGAAACAGTAACCGGTATAGAAACAATATTTGCTGTTAATGTATAGCTGGCAGCATTCAGCAATCTGCCATCAACTGTAATTACTAACTGTTCTTTGGACGTTACATTCGTTACGGTTGCCTTCACTGAAGTACTGCAGTTTGTAAGTACCGTAGTTGAAGGACTCGTTATTTGTACTGCCGGCAATGGCAGTTTCTTACACGTTATCTGTACTGTCTTAGAAGCTCTTTTTGTTTTGTTTGTTGCAACAACTTCAACCGTAGAAACAGTCGTGGTTGTTACGGGTATTGTCAGCAAGCCTGTTGCAGCATTATATGTATAAAGTGTATTGTTCAGTAAAACGGAATTGATTTTAACCTGAATCTGATTCATCTCTGAAACATTTGTTAATGTCATCAATACATTGTCTACACATGAAGTAGAAACGACCGTTTCTGCTACCGGATTCACCAGTTTAATTGTTGGCTGTAAAACAGGAGCGCATGTAAGGTGCACCAGTTTAGTTGCTGTGCCGGCTGCATTCACGGCCATTAATTTAATTTCTGTATCAGTGTTATAAGAATAGATTAAACGGATACGTCCGTTTGCTTTGGTGAACACAATCTTATCTTTCGGAATTAAAACATTATTCGCATATGCCGTGATGGCATCTATACTTTCAATATTCTGAACCGTAGCAATGATTGTATCTGAACAGGATTCAGAAATAAACGGGTCTGCTGCTGGGCTGTTAATAACAAGAACCGGCGGCAGTACCGGCTTGCATTCAAACGCCACTGTTTTAGAAGCCTGTCCGGCTTCATTCTGCGCTTTAATAATCAAACTTCCATTTGCGGTGAAAGTATGAACAAAAGATAATGTGTTAGATGTTGTATCATATGTCAAAAGCGATTTATCAAGAGCAACGTTGTTGTACAACACATCAACCTGATTAACACCTGAAATATTTTTTACAATGGCTTCAATGTTTTCTGAACACGTGGTTGAAATAAATGGAGTACCTACAGGTCTTAAAATACTTACCGATGGCAATTCCGTTGGTTTACATTGAATGACAAACGTAGTAGATGCTGACCCCCCATTATTTTTTGCCGTTACAACAAGTGTTGATGTTGTTGCAACGTTCACCTGAAATGATAATATACCGGTTATTGCTGAGTAAGCTAAATTTTCAGAAGCAATGGTGTTGCCATTTTCAGTAACCGTAATATTTTCTAACGATGCACAATTTGTCAGTTGAATTTTAACCGCTTCAATACAGGTGTTCGAAATGGTATTGGTTGTTTGCGGCGTAATTAATTTTACGGTAGGGGCAGGTAAAATAGTCGGCTTACATTGTATACTGATTGATTTCATTTCAGAACCGCTTGCATTAACCGCTGAAATAACAATCGTTGCAGTACCTTTAATACTTACAGGAAATGAAAGTATATCGGTAACAGTATCATACTGCATAACACCTTTAGCAAGTGCGACACCATTCAGTGTTACAGTTATATCCTTAACGGATTCAACATTCTCTACCTGTGCCGTTACCTGTTCCTGACATCCTGTTGAAATGTATGGATTTGCATTTGGTGATACAACTGTAATCACTGGTTTGGCAAGTGTCTGGCAGATCAGTGTAATTTTTTTAGATGTTGCAGCACCCTTACCTACAGCATTAATCAATAGTTCGGAGCGCCCGCTGAAATTAACCGGTATAGATAATTTACCTGTTGCGGCATCAAATACAAGTCCTGTATTAACAGCAATTCCATTCAGCGTAATATGAATTGCGGAAAGATCTGAAACACCTGTAACAACTGCGGTAACATTTTCTTTACATGTAGCAGAAACATATGGTTCTGTTGATGGATAAGAAACGTCTATCGTTGGTGTAATGACCGGTGCGCAGTTAATATTGATCGTTTGTGATGTATTGCCTGCATCGTTTGAAGCGCTGATAATAATGGTTGCTTGTTTTGTTATAACAGCATCAAATGTTAAAATAGCTGTTGTGGGATTAAAGTGCAGTAAATTTTTATTTATCGTTGAGCCGTTTATCTGCACATCAATATTTTGTACGGAAGTAACATGTACCATTTTTGCAGAAATCTGCTCTTTGCAGTCCTGCGATTCGTATGTATTTGAATTTGGCTGAATCAAAACAATTGAAGGTGTTACTAAAACTGTTTGCGGTACGCAATTTAAACTGACTGTTGCAGTAGTTGAGCTTACAGCATTTTGCGCGCGTATGATAAATGTGTTTGATCCTATTATCTGATTCGATATAGTTAATACTTTTGTTGATGCATTGTACGTGTAAGACGGCGCACGCAGAATTGTTCCGTTGCGTGTAACTTCGATATTGCTGATACCTTCAATGCCAATTACTGTAGCTGTAATTTTTGCAACACAATCTCCTGCTGTATTTTTATCCACCTGAGAATTTGATATTGAAATTACCGGCGGTTCTTTTATAAGCACATTTTTTGGCGTACAGGATAAATTAATGGATTCAACTACAGAGCTTGTGCCATTGGTTGCACGCACAGATATAGAAGTGAATTGATTGAATGGCATCTGAATAATAACCGAACCATTATATGGATTGAAATTATATTGGCGGGGTGATAAAACAATTCCGTCCATAATAACCTCAATGGATTTTTCATCGGTTACATTTTTTACAGAAGCTACAACATGTGCGATACAGTCGTTGGAACTTGTACTGACAAAGGCAACTGTAGGTGTAATGGGAGCCGGAGTAGTTAACACCGGTCCGCAATTGGTATATACATATTTGGTATCCTTCCCGCCGGCATTTTGAGCAATGATTGAAAAAACAGTATTGCCTGCAATCGGTGTATTGATTGTTAAAACTTCTGTTGTCCGGTCAAATGTATAATACGCAGAACCCAATACATTCCCATCACGCAATACGGTAATCTGATTTATGGATTCAAGATTTGTGATGCTGACTTTTATTTGAGCATTACAATCATTCAGATAAACCGGATTTTCACGCGGGTACAATACTGTTATTTCCGGTCTGGGATTTGTAACCGGCACTACAGGCGGTGGATAATAGGTTGTCTGATCACGTGTAGGTTGTGCAGTTGCTTTGCCTGCACCGATCGCAACCGTTAAAAATAAACTGCTGTAATGGTACCTGTCGTTTTTTAAACTTGGCGATGCATCGTTATTCCATTTGCTTGCATCTAACATATCGGTAGATGTATATGTATATTTATGCTCCCAGCCTAAATATACATTGGAAGAAAGTTTGATACCAACACCAACACCAATGGCACCTGATAATACATACGAATTTCTTGATTGACCGGCAATGCCATTTGTTTCGTATGTTTTATCCCACAGTAAATTCAGATCATTTTTTGCAATTGCTTTGCTGAACGTAGACACGTTAGAATAATCATACTGTGTATTGGTTCCATCAAGCTGATTGATCTTTGAGTTAAACCCCGTTGCACCAATTCCTCCGAAACCATATATCTTAAAACCACTATGTGCCCGCAGTTTGTTGAG
It encodes the following:
- a CDS encoding inositol monophosphatase family protein; translated protein: MANATFSADKLKQLTLQITKLARVAGDFQINELKNFERSNIEHKGRSNDLVSYVDKETEKLLIESLTKLVPEAGFETEEGTVEQTQSGLRWIIDPLDGTTNFLHKLPLFSISIALVQDETLLIGVVHEPSRNECFYAWKNGGAYMNGERIETSSITEISDALIATGFPYSLRGKSDQYFTLIRHFVETTHGVRRLGSAAIDLCYVACGRFEAYFEFNLKPWDVAAGILIVREAGGIVSNYSGGDDHCQTAEEVCAAGRHIHPLMIDTFKKIW
- a CDS encoding autotransporter outer membrane beta-barrel domain-containing protein, which gives rise to MKRLLRITVLFFITVSTFLSNAQTTPYNKKWLFGMNWGGAWENADVHSRMGTGWGLTLEREIIANNTSVFGFSLRGRYLHTWMWGRDSRPFYGIANDENLNGTANPAIDYTAAGYAYRNFYTKTDEFSLEGLLILNKLRAHSGFKIYGFGGIGATGFNSKINQLDGTNTQYDYSNVSTFSKAIAKNDLNLLWDKTYETNGIAGQSRNSYVLSGAIGVGVGIKLSSNVYLGWEHKYTYTSTDMLDASKWNNDASPSLKNDRYHYSSLFLTVAIGAGKATAQPTRDQTTYYPPPVVPVTNPRPEITVLYPRENPVYLNDCNAQIKVSITNLESINQITVLRDGNVLGSAYYTFDRTTEVLTINTPIAGNTVFSIIAQNAGGKDTKYVYTNCGPVLTTPAPITPTVAFVSTSSNDCIAHVVASVKNVTDEKSIEVIMDGIVLSPRQYNFNPYNGSVIIQMPFNQFTSISVRATNGTSSVVESINLSCTPKNVLIKEPPVISISNSQVDKNTAGDCVAKITATVIGIEGISNIEVTRNGTILRAPSYTYNASTKVLTISNQIIGSNTFIIRAQNAVSSTTATVSLNCVPQTVLVTPSIVLIQPNSNTYESQDCKEQISAKMVHVTSVQNIDVQINGSTINKNLLHFNPTTAILTFDAVITKQATIIISASNDAGNTSQTININCAPVITPTIDVSYPSTEPYVSATCKENVTAVVTGVSDLSAIHITLNGIAVNTGLVFDAATGKLSIPVNFSGRSELLINAVGKGAATSKKITLICQTLAKPVITVVSPNANPYISTGCQEQVTAQVENVESVKDITVTLNGVALAKGVMQYDTVTDILSFPVSIKGTATIVISAVNASGSEMKSISIQCKPTILPAPTVKLITPQTTNTISNTCIEAVKIQLTNCASLENITVTENGNTIASENLAYSAITGILSFQVNVATTSTLVVTAKNNGGSASTTFVIQCKPTELPSVSILRPVGTPFISTTCSENIEAIVKNISGVNQVDVLYNNVALDKSLLTYDTTSNTLSFVHTFTANGSLIIKAQNEAGQASKTVAFECKPVLPPVLVINSPAADPFISESCSDTIIATVQNIESIDAITAYANNVLIPKDKIVFTKANGRIRLIYSYNTDTEIKLMAVNAAGTATKLVHLTCAPVLQPTIKLVNPVAETVVSTSCVDNVLMTLTNVSEMNQIQVKINSVLLNNTLYTYNAATGLLTIPVTTTTVSTVEVVATNKTKRASKTVQITCKKLPLPAVQITSPSTTVLTNCSTSVKATVTNVTSKEQLVITVDGRLLNAASYTLTANIVSIPVTVSGQSLVSITATNETGAVTEKIALTCNVSQVITGPSTNSCSTISKTPFTTCATCNDTVKVSSGNISVDANRKVCITNTFSGNVNMNGGQLVICGTATIQNINFNSGDIVVTGTASFDNVNMNSQTSAIRNYGTIRFSNFTYNGRFENHGQATIQADFNINSTAVFINTGTLNANTSFNNNNVACNSGTITINGNLKDNGSADFINSCKLIVNGQFHVNNTFENSGSIQVASTTFINGAGTFKMNAGSKLITDALIINGTINGPAQSCTSINVASQTQINSSARVSGKIDICDVNGIELKSGILAATVTTDCSCMINMSGGCGSNGDMNDQITVCHKSGDNIQTLTISKSLLASHLAHGDHIGTCTEADKTVIKQEPAVTEPVVTPPVIVAPVVVPPVEDKPVEEEKVTICHKPPGNPENVQTLTISKNDLKAHLAHGDNIGACVKGSKTVEDDPAVPPVKEEKIIICHTSGGGVQTLTVSKSDLSAHLAHGDHIGACAEEQSPVKEETIPTVQEEEKVIICHKPPGNPTNVQTLTVKKSDLKAHLAHGDYIGACTVVKEQPVVVPPVNEPKDEKVIICHKPKGSTSIETLTISSRDLAAHLAHGDHVGSCTDADKPVIQREPETPDVIVPPKAEENKVIICHKSKGGTSIETLTIPESALSSHLAHGDHVGSCTDADRPKPVEEKRVTICHKPQGSSTIETITIPESALSSHLAHGDHVGSCTDADKPKPAEEERVTICHKPQGSSIVQTITIPKSALSQHLAHGDHVGSCTDEDKPKPVEEKKVVICHKPKGSSIVQTITISESALSQHLAHGDHVGTCTDADQPVIQKEPEVVSPQTVPSTEEAKVTICHKKTDGTMETLTIPKSQLSFHLQHGDHVGVCTPQEMVK
- the lnt gene encoding apolipoprotein N-acyltransferase, translating into MPKISYQQLLNLPYMAYVLVSGILLILAWPTTCFGPLAFFAFVPNLLLFDAIRADAQKRKGLRYLFYTYLSLLIWNVGTTWWVYNSTAAGGIFAMVVNALLMTVPFAFFYTIRKKTKEVYGLIAFVSLFLTFEYWHLNWELSWPWLTLGNVFANNTFIIQWYEYTGVMGGSLWILLCNVFIYITIKYAAHRIFRGITAAVVLLPVIISAIIYFSYTETGSEIEVAVVQPNIDPYTEKFRGSRNAIPYDLQFERMLRLSEQVRTPETRFILWPETAIPADINEDKVLQHPFIQQLLYYCNKNNVSILTGIDSHRFMDEHTKTATARKPPNASYYYDSYNTALLINPDESYQIYHKSRMVPGVESLPYPKVFGFVTSSLGGIVQPIARDSIARALYNQSGIAVAPVICYESVFGEYVSGYTKNNANFIGIITNDGWWGNTAGHKQHFAYARLRAIEQRRSVARSANTGVSGFIDQRGNVLQENKYWVQDALVQKITLNSFITFYTKHGDFIGFFALLLSPLLFLYSFYGKRDIQR